The genomic stretch AGCGACGGGGCCCCACGGTGGACGAGGCCGATGTTGCCGAAGCCCCGATTGTCGCGGGGCTGGAAGGCGGTCCCCCCACCGCCACGATTCCAACGGCTGACGGCGGGAATGCTGGCGCAGGGCCGGGCCCAGCACCAGGCCACGCCGATACCGGCACGGGTGGCGCGGGAGCCCACGGCGGGACCGGCAGCCGGAGCGAGACGCCAGGCACGAGCGCATACATACCCGGCAGCGGCCCGCGGGACAGCGGCAGCAGAGCCGGTGGTGGCAGCGCCCCCCGGAACAGCGGCAGCTGGACCGTTGGTGGCAGCGGCCCGCGGGACAGCGGCAGCCGGACCGGTGGTGGCAGCGGCGCTGGCCGAGGTCGCTTCGGAGGTGGGGGAAGCCTCACGGGTGGCCACAGCGCCACCGGTGGGGACAGCCTGTCGAGCGGCAACAGTGTGACGGGGGGCGGCAGCAGCACCGGCCAAGGCGGCAGTGGCTCGGGTCGAGCCACGGGCTTGCGCAACTGAGGAAGCAGCGCGGGTGGCTCGGCCTCGGGAAGTGGAGGGCTGGACAGTGCCAGTGGCGGCGACAGCGCGTCCGGCGACGGCAGCGGCGAGGGAGGCTCGCGGTCCGGTGGGATGCTGGGGCTCTGACGCCGCCTCACGCGGTGCACCTCACCGCCACGCCGTCGCAATCGCGCTGGAGGAACGGCCGGAGCGCGTATCGCCTGGACCCGACGCGCCTCGAAAAGCAAACGGGATGAGCGGACCGTGCCGCCCATCCCGCGCGTTCAAGCCCAGGTGACGCGGCCTCCGTCGTCGGCTGAGTCGTCTGGATGACCGGGGCCTGCGCTCCCTGCTGCCTGATGTCCTCCAGCACGTCGTTCATCGACGCCATCAGCGCATGCGGCCCGGAGCCCGTCCACGTCCCGGCTTCCTGGAGCATGGGAGCTGGCGGCGCGGCAGGTCCACGCGCTGTCCCGCCTGGCCAGCGGTCCCTTCATCGCCGTCAACTGCGGCGCGCTGCCACCAGAGCTGCTGGAGAGCGAGCTGTTCGGCCACGTCCGGGGCGCCTTCACCGGCGCCACGAAGCCGCGCGAAGGCCTGTTCGGCGTGGCGCGCGGCGGCACCCTCTTCCTGGACGAGGTGGGCGAGGCCTCTCCCCGCGTACAGGTGAAGCTGCTGCGCGTGCACCAGGAGCGGCGCTTCCGCGAGGACCTCTATTACCGGTTGGCCGTGTTGCCCATCGTCATGCCGCCGCTGCGCGAGCGCATCGAGGACATCCCGATTCTGGCCACGCGGTTCCTGGAGCAGGCCGCCGCGCGCAACGGCCTGCGGCTGCCGCTGCTGGCGCCCGAGGACGACGTGCGCTCGGAGCACGTGGCCCGCATGTTCGACCCGCCCACCTCCGCGCGAGCGCGGTCGGATTCCACGCGCGAGGAGGAGCCGGAGCTGCTGAGCGCCTCCGGTGAGCTGCCGACGCTGCGCGAGGCGAGAGACCGCTTCGAGCGGCGCTCCAAGGGCAACGTGGCCGCCGCCGCGCGCATGGCCAGCCGCAACCGCACGGACGTCTACGAGCTGCTGCGCCGCCACGGGCTGTCCCCCGCCGACTTCAAGTAGCGGCCGTCGCCCCCCCGTCCACCGAAGCGTTGTCGCGTGCACATCTCGCTCGTGCTTCACGGCCATGGCGGTGTGCTTTTCAACTGCCCAACCTTCAGCTGAACAGCAGTTGAGGGGGACGACAGTCATGCGAATCACACGAGCGATGTTGGGTGTGGCGATGGTGGGGACGGCCGTGATGCTCGCCGGCTGCGGAGAGAGCAGCGCTAGCGAGAACACGCTGGGGCCCCAACAGGCGGCCGCGGGTCATCCAGTGACGCTCACGGACGGCCAGATTCTGGGCGTGCTCCTGGTGGCCAACGCGGGCGAGGTGATACTGGGCCAGGTGGGCCAGGCGCAGGCTACCGACCCGACGGCGCGTGACTTCAACGCACGCATGGTCACCATGCACTCAGAGGTCATCCAGCGCCTGGAGAAACTGGCCATGGCCCAGGGCATCGCGCCCGCGGAGAGCCCGGTGTCGCAGCACCTCCAGCAGACGGCGCAGAAAACCGTCGACCTGCTGAGCGCCACGCAGGCCCCTGCCTTCGACCTGTCGGTGATGGATGCGCAGGTCGCCGCCCACGCCGGTACCGCCCTGCTGGGGGATTCTCTGCTCGCGATGCAAGTACAGAACCCAGCGCTCAAGGAAGAGCTGATGGCGATTCGGAAGACGGTCCAGGCCCACCTCCAGGAGGCCTCGAACATCCAGACCACCCTCTACAACGCGAAGCAGCCGTAGCCGCGACGCGCAGCCGTCCGCCCGGCAGTCGCAGCCCCGGGCGTGACGGCGCTTCGCGCGTGACGGCTTCCGAACAGTGCCCCTGTCCCTGGGGGCGATTGCATGGTGAACGCCCGGTTCCAGCGAGTGCTGGGAATTGGTGGAGCAGCCGCCACCAGGCCCCGTCAGAGCGACGCGCGCTTCAAAGCACCTTCACGGCCTTCACCATATCTGGCGACAGCTCCTCGTGCTGGAGGATGGAGAAGCCCAGCTTCCGGCTGATGGTCTGCATGGCGCGGTTGCCCGCGAGGATGTCCGCGACGATGCGCTCCATGCCCCAGTCCCGGCCGATGTCCACCAGTCGCTTCAGCATCTCCGCGCCCAGCCCCTGCCGCTGCACCGGGTCGCTGATGAGGATGGCGAACTCCGCGTCGCGCGTGCCTCGCAGCCGCGTGAGCCGTCCCACGCCGAGCAGCTCTCCGTCCTTGCGCTCCGCCACCAGCGCCATCTCCCGCGCGTAGTCGTTGAAGCAGATGCGGGACAGCCGCTCGTGCGCCACGCGCGTGCTCAGCTGCATCAGCCCCGCGTAGCGCAGGAACACCGTCTGCTCCGACAGCGTGCGGTGGAACTCCGCCATCTTCGGCTCGTCCTCCGGGCGGATGGGCCGCAGCAGAATCTCCTCGCCGTTGCGCAACCGGTAGGGCGCCACGTACTGGTTCGGGTACGGCTCGATGGCCAGCTTCGGCAGCTCCGCCTCCGTCACCGAGGCCGGGTGCAGCACCACGCGCGCGTCCAGTGCCAGCAGCCGCTCGGGCGAGGCCAGCAGCGGGTTGATGTCCACCTCCTTCACGAAGCGCTGCTCCGCCACCAGCTGGCTGAAGCGCACCATGAGCTGCTCCAGCGCCTTCAGGTCCACCGGCGGGCGGCCCCGGACGCCCTTCAACGCCTCGTAGATGCGCGTCTGCTCCATCATCCGCCGCGCCAGCGTGGTGTTCAACGGCGGCAGCCCCAGCGCCCGGTCCCTGAACACCTCCACCAACGTCCCGCCCGCGCCGAAGAGCAGCACCGGACCGAACTGCGCGTCCACGCTGCTGCCCACGATGAGCTCATAGCCATCCAGCCGCACCATGGGCTGCACGGAGACGCCGTCGAACGCGCTCCCCTGCCCCATCGCCTCCAGCCGCGTCCGGATGTCCCGGAAGGCGGCGCGCACGGCCTGCGCATCCGGAAGGTTCAGCCGCACGCCGCCAACTTCGGTCTTGTGCGTCACCGTGAGCGAGTGGAGCTTCACCACCACCGGGAAGCCCAGGGCCGCGGCCTCCGCCACCGCGGCGTCCTCCGTCACCGCCAGCCGCGTCTCCACGGTGGGGATGCCATACGCGGCGAGCAGCTTCTTGGACTCGTACTCCGTCAGCAGCGTCCGCCCTTCCGCGCGCGCTGACTCCACCCACCGGCGCACTTCGTCCCGGGCGCTGCCCACCGCCTGCGCCAACGCGGGCGTCTCATACAGGCCCGCCAGGTTGTACGTGTATCGCCACATGTAGTTGAAGATGCGCGCCGCCGTGTCTGGATAGCCGAAGGTGGGGATGCCCGCGTCGTTGAGGATGCGCTCCCCCGCCGCGACCTCCGAGCCGCCCATCCAGCTGGCCAGCACCGGCTTGCCGTGCAGCTTCGCGTAGGGCTTGAGGCGGTCCGCCGTCTGCGTGGGCTCCGTCATGTCCTGCGGCGTGAGGATGACGAGCAGCCCGTCACTGCCTTCGTCCTGGCCGGTGACTTCCAGCGCCTTCGCGAAGCGCTCCGGGTCCGCGTCTCCCAGGATGTCCACCGGGTTGCCGTGGCTCCACTGCGGCGGCAGGAAGGCGTCGAGGGCCTGGAGCGTGGACGCGCTGAGCGTGGCCAACTCACCGCCCCCCGACACCAACGCGTCCGTGGCCAGCACCCCGGGGCCGCCCGCGTTGGTGAGCACCGTGAGGCGCCGGCCCGCGGGGCGCGGCTGCCGGGCCAGCGTCTCCGCCATGTAGAAGAGGTCGGCGATGGAATCCACGCGCAGCACGCCGGTGCGACGGAAGGCGGCGCTGAGCACCTCGTCACTGCCCGTCAGCGAGCCCGTGTGGGACGCCGCCGCCTGCGCGGCCTGCGCCGTGCGGCCGGCCTTGATGACGATGATGGGCTTGGTGAGCGCCACCTCGCGCGCCGCGGAGAGGAAGGCCCGCGCGTCGCCAATGGACTCCATGTACAGCAGGATGGAGCGCGTCATCGGGTCGTCGGCCAGGAAGTCGATGAGGTCGCCCCAGCCCACGTCCAGCATCGAGCCCACCGACACGAAGGCGCTGAAGCCCACCGCCTCGCGCAGGCTCCAGTCGAGGATGGAGGTCAGCAGCGCGCCGCTCTGGCTGATGAAGGCCACGTTGCCCGGCCGGGCCATGGCGCCGGCGAACGTCGCGTTGAAGCCGCTGGGCGGGCGCATCACCCCCAGGCAGTTGGGGCCGATGATGCGCACCTGGGCCGCCTGAGCGATGCGGAGGATCTCCTGCTCCAGGCGCTCCCCCTCCGCCCCAATCTCCTTGAAGCCCGCGGAGAGGATGATGGCGCCCCGGATGCCCAGCTCCGCGCACTCCTGGATGACGCCGGGCACCGCTTGCGCGGGCGTGACGACGATGGCCAGGTCCACCCGCTCCGGCAAGGCCCCCAGGGACGGCCATGCCTTGATGCCCAGCACGTTCGGCCGCTTCGGGTTGATGGGGTAGACGGTGCCGCCAAAGGGGTTGCTGATGAGGTTCCACAGCACGGTGCGCCCCACGCTGCCGGGCCGCTCGGTGGCCCCGACGACGGCCACGCTGCGCGGCGCGAAGAGGACGTCCAGCGGCAGCCGCGTCCGCTGCAGGTGGAGCACGTTGTAGGACGGGTCCGTCTTCGAGGTGCCAGGGGCGCGCGTGTCCATGGCCTCCGTCATTGCGGCCGGGCTCGCCAGGGCGCAATGGCCTTCTCGTGCCTGCCCCGTGAACGCCCCCCTCCCAGGTCCTCGCATGAATGGGATAGAACGGGAATAACTGCACTTCCCGTCAAGGAACCAGGAGGCGCGCCCTGCGCATGTCACCCACATGTCGCTCTGACAGCCAGTACGTGACGCAGGTCGATCTGACACTCGCGGACAGTTTCACTGAACGAACTTTCACCGGTAGGCGAGCATCCCACGACCCGCTCGGTGTATACGGGGCGCCTCTATGACTCCTTCCGAGAAGCTTGTTTTCAACCAGACCGTCGAGGCGCTCTTCGTGCGCGCCCTCGAGAACCGCCTCACCCCGGCGTGCCGTGAGCACCTGCGCCGGGCGGGGTTGGAGCTCGACCAGAAGTTGGAGCGGGCCTACACCCTGGAGCAGTGGAAGGAGTTCCTCCGAATCGCCGCCGGCCACGTCTACGGCGGCGTCCCCGCCGAGGCGGCCTACTACTCGCTGGGCGAGCGGTTCATGGACGCGTACTTCGGCACCTTCTTCGGCCGGGCCCTGCTGGGCGTCGTCCGGCTGGCCGGGCCCCGGCGGATGCTGCTTCGCGCGGGCATGGGCTTTCGCGCCGGCAACAACTTCAGTGTGGTCGAAATCGTCGAGCGCAGCCCCACTTCGGTGGAGCTGCGGATGAATGACGTGCTGGCGGACCTGCCCACCTTCTCCGCGGGCCTGCTGGCGCGCGCGGTGGAGCTGTGCGGTGGGTGGCGGGTGGTCAGCATCCCCGAGGAGTTCGACGGCACCGCGGCCACCTTCCACATCCGCTGGTCCGAGGCCCCGGCCGAGGCCGCCCTCACCGCCACGGATGACGACTCGGGCGCGTCCCGGCCTCGCGCGTAGCAACCCCCTGCGCGCCCCGTGGCGCTTCGCCACGGGATGCCGCGCAGCACGCCACGCTCGCAAGACAGCCGAGCGTGGCCACGGGGCCACACGGCGGCCTGCGTCTCAGAGGGAAACGCGCGGCTTCACGGCGGCGCGGACCTGCTGGCATCGCGGCTGCAATCCCATGCGGCATCCCTCGGAGGATGGACGCATGAGCAACCCTGAAGTGGTGACGAAGTCCCCGCGCCGGATGCACTGGGGCGTGGGCGTGGCGGCGCTGGTGATGCTGTTCGCGGGCGTGGGCACGTGGCTGGTGCTGCGCCAGTCGGCGACGGAGCTGCCGCATCCGTCCATGGCGGTCATCCCCAAGCCATCCCATCCCGGCGTGGCGCCGCGCGCGGAGCCGCCGCTGCCCTCCTCCTCGGAGATGGACGCGCTGCTGCGCACACGGCTCGCTCGGGCGTCGCTCATGCCGGAGTTCGCCACGTGGCTGAAGGAGCAGGACCTGCTGCGCCGCTTCGTCACCGTCGTGGGCAACGTGGCCAACGGTGACAGCCCCCGCGAGGCAGTGAGCTTCCTCGCTCCGGCCGGCACCTTCGAGGCACGCCGCAAGGCCGGCAAGCTCGTCATCGAAAAGCAGAGCTACGCGCGCTACGATGTCATCGGCAAGGTGGTGGGCTCGCTCGACGTGGGCGTGCTGGTGTCCACCTACCGCGAGGTGCGTCACCTGGCCGAGCGCCTCCACAAGGAGACGGCCCGCCCCGGAAGCACCTTCGACGCCACGCTCCACCTCGCCTTCGAGCAGGTGCTCGCCGTCCCCGTCATCGACGGTGACGTCGAGGTGCTCCCCAAGGGCGCGCTGTTCGTCTACGCCGACCCGAAGCTCGAAGGGCTGACGGCCGCGCAGAAGCACCTGCTGCGGATGGGGCCGCAGAACCTCCGCCGCATCCAGGACAAGGTGCGCGAGGCGTCCCAGCAGCTTACCCAGCAGGCGTCCCGCCGCTGAAGCGGTCACCAGCCCCACCCGCCTGCCTTCGCCAGCGCGCGTCACCCGCGCTGGCCCTGGCAGGATGCAACGGGGGCCATGCAGATTGCGGCGCTCCGCCATGGGGCGCCGCCTCCGCGCAGAGGGACAAGCCGGGGGCACGGGCGTTGCTACCGGAGAAGCTTTCCTCCGGGACGAAGCGCTGCCAGGCGGCGTGGAGGCCCGGCAAGCACCGGAGCCCCCGCGCCGGTGTCGCCCCTGCGTCCCGTGTTCATGCGCCTGCCTGTCCTCCCCGTGCTGCTGCTGTGTCTGATGCTCTCCGGCATCATCGCGGGCGTCCTGCACTTCATGCAGCGCGACCGGCAGGCGCTGGTGGACCAAATGGCGCGCGAGCGACAGGCGCAGCTGCTGGAGGCCGTGCGCGGCGTCTCCGCCGCCCTGGAGAGCGCGGAGGAGGACCTGCGCTTCGCGGGCGAGCTGCTGGCCCAGCCGGGCACCGCCGAGGAGCACCGGCGCGAGATGCGCGCCCTGCTGGAGGCGGCGGGGCAGTACAAGGCCATCCTCGTCTTCGGAACGGACGGCCAGGAACGGCTCCGGCTGGTGGACCGGCGCAGCGCGGCGGCGATGACGCACCAGTTCACCGCGGAGGACCTGGCCCTCACCGTGGCGCAGGCCCGAAGTCATCCGCCGGGCCACGTCGTCTCATCCCCGCCCCTTCCCCGGGCCCAATCGGGCTGGCTGCGCGCCTTCGCCACCGCGCTGCCGGAGGACGCGCAGGACAGCGGCGCCGTCGTCGTGGTGCTGGTGGACGCCGAGCCGCTCTTCGCCCCGCTGAAGCTGCTCGCGTCGGACTCGGAGACGCAGCTGCTGGTGCTGGGAGTCCATGGAACGCCAACAGCGTTGACCCACCCGAACCTGGCGGACAGGTACCGGCGGCTGGACACCGACGGCCACCAGACGCCGGGCCTCACGGCGCTGGCGCGGGCGCTTCGCGCGGGCGAGTCGGGCACGCACGTCATCGAGCGCAAGGAGGCCGCCCGGCTCGGACTGGGCGACTCGGAGGTGGTGGCCACCTTCAGCCCGGTGCGGTTCAAGAATGGCGCGGCATGGCCGGTGGCGACGCTCGCGTCGACGCGCGTGCTCCGGACCCATGAGCGCGGCCTGGTGCTGCGCCTGTCGCTGGCGGCGGTGCTCGTCTCCGGGTTCCTCATCGCCTTCGGTGTGTACGTGGTGCTCGCGCACAGCCGGGCGGAGGCCCTGCGGGAGAGCCAGCTCCATGCGCAGCGGCTGGCGCACCTGCACGACAAGACGCAGAAGATTCTCGACAACATCCCCACCGGGGTCCTGGCGCTCTCCTCCTCCCGGCACATCTCCGCCGCCAACCGCGCGCTGAGCGCCCGCATGCCGGCGGAGGTCGTGGGCCAGCCCCTGACGGCGGCCTTTCCCCAGGCCCAGGCCCCCGTCATCCAGCGGCTGGAGGACCTGGTCCACGCGGCCACGAGCGACGGCCGGGTGCGCAGCCTTCACGGTGAACCGCTCTGCCTCTTCGAAGAGCCCGGCCAGTACAACGTCCACGCGGTGCCGCTGGAGCCGAACACGCCGGAGGTCCACACGCTGGTCGTCATCGAGGACCTGAGCAGCCTGCGCGCGCTGGAAGGACAGCTGCTGCGCGCGGAGAAGCTGGCCACGGTGGGCGTGCTGGCGGCGGGCATCGCCCATGAGATTGGCACGCCGCTGGGCATCGTCCGCGGCCGGGCCGAGTACGTGCAGGAGAAGCTGGGCCGCGAGCACCCGCAGGCGGCGGGCCTGGGCACCATCGTCGAACAGATAGACAGGGTGAGCCGGACGCTGCGCCAGCTGCTCGACTTCTCCCGGCTCCAGCCAGCGGACGCGCAGGCGGTCCCGCTGGAGCCGCTGGCGCACAGCGTGCGGGAGCTGCTGTGGATGGAGGCCGAGCGGCGGCGCCTGAAGCTGGAGGTGACGGTCGCCTCGCCCATGCTGGCGGTGGCGGCCGACCCCGACCAGTTCCAGCAGGTGCTCATCAACCTGGTGCTCAACGCGTGTGACGCGTGCGAGGCCGGCGGACGCGTCCGGCTGAGCGCGAGCATGGACACCGCAGACGCACCGGGCGCCTGGGGCATGGTGCGCGTGGACGTGGAGGACAACGGCTGCGGTATTGCCCCCCGCCACGTTCATCAGGTCTTCGACCCTTTCTTCACCACCAAGAAGCGCGGCCAGGGCACCGGATTGGGCCTGACGATGGTGGCGCACATCGTGCGCAACCACGGAGGCCGTATCGAACTGGACAGCGCGCCAGAGCGAGGCACCCGCGTCACCGTGCGCTGGCCCGCCGCGGCGCCCGCCGGAGAGGAGCGACATGTCGTCTAGAGCCAGGGTCCTCGTCGTCGACGACCACGTCGAGATGGGGCAGATGTTGAGGGAACCGCTGACGGACGACGGCTACAAGGTCGACATCGCCACCGGCGGCGCGGATGCCATCGCCCAGCTGCGCGCACGCGTCTACGACGCGGTGCTGTGCGACCTGCGAATGCAGGACGTGGACGGCTTCGACGTGCTGGACGCCGCGCGCAAGCTGGACCCGGACCTGCCCGTGGTGATGATGACGGCCTTCGGCGGCGTGGAGAGCGCCGTGGAGGCGATGAAGCGCGGCGCGTTCCACTACTTCACCAAGCCCTTCCGGCTGGACGAGGTGCGCCTGTCCCTGGAGCGCGCGCTGGAGCAGCGCCGCCTGCGCACCGAGCACCGCACGCTCAAGCAGCAGGCCGCGGACCGCGGGGGCCTGGGCGCCCTGGTGGGCAGCAGCGCCGCGATGCGCGACCTCTACGCGTTGATTGAGCGGGTGGCCTGGTCCAGCGCCCCGGTGCTGGTACGCGGCGAAAGCGGCAGCGGCAAGGAGCTGGTCGCCCGGGCCCTGCACTTCGAGGGCACCCGGCGCGCGGGGCCCTTCGTGGCCGTCAACTGCACCGCGCTGCCACACGCGCTTCTGGAGAGTGAGCTGTTCGGCCACGTCAAAGGCGCCTTCACCGGCGCCACCACGGCTCGGCGTGGCCTCTTCGTGGAGGCGGACGGCGGCACCCTGTTCCTGGACGAGATTGGCGACATGGCCCCCGAGCTCCAGGCCCGGCTGCTCCGCGTGCTGGAGGACGGCGAGGTGCGGGCCGTGGGCGCGGACGGCACGCGCACGGTGGATGTGCGGGTAGTGGCCGCGACGCACCAGGACCTGGAGACGCGCGTCAAGGAAGGCCGCTTCCGCGCGGACGTCTTCTACCGGCTCAACGTCGTCACGCTGCGGCTGCCACCCCTGCGCGAGCGCCGCGAGGACATCCCCGCGCTCATCGAGCACTTCCTCCAGCAGGCCAAGGCACGCAATCCGCGCTCCACGGTGCAGCGGTTCTCGCCGGAGACGCTGGCCGCGCTGGGGGCCCTTCCCTGGGCGGGCAACGTGCGCGAGCTGGAGAACCTGGTGCAGCGGCTGGTCGTGCTCGGCTCGACGGAGGTGGTGGACCTGCCGCAGCTGCGTCCCCACCTGCCCTCGGACACCAGCCAGGAGAACCACCCGCTGGCCGCGGCGCTGCGCACCATCGTCCCCCTGAGGCAGCTGGAGACGGAGTACATCGCCTGGGCCGTGGCCCGCTGCGGGGGAAACAAGACGAAGGCGGCGGAGCTGCTCGGCATCGACGTCTCCACCATCCACCGGCGCGAGCGCGCGGAAGGCAATCCGCAACGCTGACCTGGGCACGCTGCAACGGTGAGCGGGCCAGGGTTGAGATGTCTCAGAGGGACGGGAGCACGGCACGGGCCTTGTAGATGACACAGGGCATGAACCGAACCCTCCTGTCTCTCCTTGCCGCGGTCAGTCTGGTTGGTTGCGCCTCCAAGCCCAAGACGTCCTCCGTCACGGACAACCTGCCCGACCGGCAGCGCAGCCCCGCCGCCACGGCGGAAACGTCCAACCGGACCTCCGATGAAGACGAGGACGCGGCCCGCCGGGCCACGGGCCCGCTGTCCGCCGAGCCGGTGTACTTCGAGCTCGACTCGGCCACGCTGCGGCCCGAGTCCCGCGACATGCTCGCGCAGCTCGCCACGGGCCTGCGGGAGCGGCCCCTCACGCGGGTGACGGTGTCGGGCCACACCTGCGAGCTGGGGACCACGGAGTACAACATCGCGCTGGGCCACCGGCGCGCGGCCGTGGTGCGCGACTACCTGCGCAACCTGGGCGTGGAGCCCAAGCAGCTCTCCATCGTCTCCTACGGCGAGGAGCGGCCGCTGTCCGAGGCCCACACAGAAGAGGCGTTCCGCAAGAACCGCCGCGCGGAGTTCACCTTCTCCTCGAAGGAGCAGGCCACGCGCGGGGGGCTATAATCGCGCGCGCGATTGATAACCCAGCGCTATCAATCCACGAACAACTTGTTCCTCCCAGTGTTCGACGTGCGCCGCTACCTTCCGGCTTCCACAAGGGGGGACACGCATGAAGACGTGGGTGAAGTGGCTCTGGGGTATCTCGCTGGATGTCGTGGTTCTGGGAGTGGGCGCCGTCGCCAGCTTCGTCGCCTTCGCCGCCTGGTCCGAAGGCACGCTCACTCAGTACTGGACCTTCCGTGTGGGGTTCATGGCGGCCCCCGCGATGGTCATCGCGCTGATATCCGCGGGCGCCCTCCGCGATGCCGCCTGGCATTGCTGGCTGCGATTCGGACTGTTCGAAACGGTTTCGGTCCTGCTGGTCTGGGCGGTGCCAGGCAGTCCCTATGTGGCGGGGACGCGTGTCAGTGAAACCAACGTGCTCTTCAGCCTGGCTGTGCTCCTGGACGTGGCCGTCTACGGGCTGGGGTTGTTCCTGATGAATCGATTCATGCGGCGGCGGTCGCGAGGCCCCTCCGTCGAGAGGCGGGTCCAGACGAAGCGACTTCCCTCCACCGGAAGGTGGCCGACACCTGGAGGGGCGGGCCACTGACCTGCCCCGCTCGTTCTCGACTGTCGGAACAATTGGGACGGCTCAACGCACGGAACTGGCCGCCGCGCGGGCTGTCTCCAGGCCGTCGAGGAACGCGAGGATGCGCTGTGCGCAGCGCTCCGGCTGCTCCAACGGAAAGAGGTGTCCCGCGCCGGGAAGCTCCTCCGTCTGAGGCTCATTCAGGGTGAGGCGTGCCCGCTCCAGCGCGTCGCCCGTCAGCGTGTCGGACTCGCCGCCGCGAATCACCAGGGCCGGGACGTTCACGGTGCCCAGCTCCCGCCAGACGTCCTTGGGAGACGTCTCGAAGACACGCGCCTCCCAGGCCTTGGGGATGGTCAGCTTGAAGCCACCGTCCGGGGCCTCGGTGAGGCCGTGGGTGATGTAGTCCTGGAAGCACTCCGGGTCGAAGCGCGCGAACAGCGGCTTCTTGCCGTAGCTTCGCGAGGCCTCTTCCCGTGCGCCCCAAGACTCACGCCGCCGCCTCGCCAGACTCGCGGGAGGCACGCGGCTTCGCAACCCGAGCAGCGTCAAGGCACGGAGCGCCCATTCCCGCGCCCCCGTGAACAACACCGGGTCCAACGCCACCACGGCCCGGAAGAGCGCGGGAGCCTTCGCGCACGCGAGCAGCGTCGCCACGCCGCCCATGCTGTGCCCCACGCCCACGATGCCCTGCACGCCCTGAGCACGCAGGGCGTGAATCAGGTCATCCGCCATGTCATCCCAGGTCCGCATCTCCAGCGGGTCCGAGCCCGGCACGAGACACCGCGTGCGAAGCGTGAAGACGTGGTAGCGCGGCTTCAGGTGCTCGATGAGCTTCCGGTAGCACCCCGGAGGAAAGCCATTGGCGTGGGCCAGGTGCAGCACCGGACCGGTGCCACCCCAGTCCTCCATCTGAAGGGCTTCGCGCATGTCCCGTCGATTACCCCGGACCGCGGCGAATGTCTTCCGTCACTCGGAGGCGGACCGCCACTGCGGGTGCGCCAGCACGCGCGCCTCGATGTCGGGCGTGAGCTGCCCGCCATGAGGCGCCCGGGAGGACGAGCGCTTCCATCGCTCCAGCCACCGCTCTCCGAGCGGCGCCTCCAACGACTCCCGCCGCGTGGCGCCCACCGTCGTCTCGCCCTTCGTCCCCGTCGACACACCCGCGCCCACGAAGAACCCGGCCAGCAGGAGCGTCACCCGCGTGGGCGTGGCCGCGCTGTACGTGAGCAGCAGCGTGCCCACCCCGTCCTCGCGGCAGTGCCGGCGCACACGGGCCAGCACCGACTCGGTCCACATCTCCGGATTGGACGCCGGTGAGAACGGGTCGAAGTAGACGAGGTCCGCCACGGGCAGCGCGCCATCCAGGTGCGGCACCGCGTCCCCCAGCAGCAGCCGCCAGCGGATGCCCTCCGCCTCCCACACCCCGTCGCGCATCAGCGTCTGCGCCGCGTCACGAAACGGCTGGAGGAAGGGAAAGCCCTCGGCGTCCGCCAGTGCCAGCCGCAGCGGCGCCAGGTCCACCTCGAAGCTGACCACCTCCAGCAGCCGGCGCTGCTCCGCGCCCAGACTCCTGGCACAGGTGAGCGCGGCCACCGCGTTGGTGGCGGCGCCCAGCCCCACGTCATGAATCACCAGCGGCGGCCCTGGCTGACGCAGCCGGTCCGCCAGCCGTGCCTGCTCCACATAGAGGCGCAGCGCTTCCTGCCACGGCCCCACGGAGGGGTGCATCACCTCGCCATGGCCCAGGTGCCGCACGGCGCGAGCGCCATTGCGCAGGGTGATGAGCTCGAAGTCGCCGTCGCGCGGGTTGGCTTCGGGTGCGGTGCTCACCCGACCTCCTTCAGCGTCACCTC from Myxococcus xanthus encodes the following:
- a CDS encoding ATP-binding protein yields the protein MRLPVLPVLLLCLMLSGIIAGVLHFMQRDRQALVDQMARERQAQLLEAVRGVSAALESAEEDLRFAGELLAQPGTAEEHRREMRALLEAAGQYKAILVFGTDGQERLRLVDRRSAAAMTHQFTAEDLALTVAQARSHPPGHVVSSPPLPRAQSGWLRAFATALPEDAQDSGAVVVVLVDAEPLFAPLKLLASDSETQLLVLGVHGTPTALTHPNLADRYRRLDTDGHQTPGLTALARALRAGESGTHVIERKEAARLGLGDSEVVATFSPVRFKNGAAWPVATLASTRVLRTHERGLVLRLSLAAVLVSGFLIAFGVYVVLAHSRAEALRESQLHAQRLAHLHDKTQKILDNIPTGVLALSSSRHISAANRALSARMPAEVVGQPLTAAFPQAQAPVIQRLEDLVHAATSDGRVRSLHGEPLCLFEEPGQYNVHAVPLEPNTPEVHTLVVIEDLSSLRALEGQLLRAEKLATVGVLAAGIAHEIGTPLGIVRGRAEYVQEKLGREHPQAAGLGTIVEQIDRVSRTLRQLLDFSRLQPADAQAVPLEPLAHSVRELLWMEAERRRLKLEVTVASPMLAVAADPDQFQQVLINLVLNACDACEAGGRVRLSASMDTADAPGAWGMVRVDVEDNGCGIAPRHVHQVFDPFFTTKKRGQGTGLGLTMVAHIVRNHGGRIELDSAPERGTRVTVRWPAAAPAGEERHVV
- a CDS encoding sigma-54-dependent transcriptional regulator, which codes for MSSRARVLVVDDHVEMGQMLREPLTDDGYKVDIATGGADAIAQLRARVYDAVLCDLRMQDVDGFDVLDAARKLDPDLPVVMMTAFGGVESAVEAMKRGAFHYFTKPFRLDEVRLSLERALEQRRLRTEHRTLKQQAADRGGLGALVGSSAAMRDLYALIERVAWSSAPVLVRGESGSGKELVARALHFEGTRRAGPFVAVNCTALPHALLESELFGHVKGAFTGATTARRGLFVEADGGTLFLDEIGDMAPELQARLLRVLEDGEVRAVGADGTRTVDVRVVAATHQDLETRVKEGRFRADVFYRLNVVTLRLPPLRERREDIPALIEHFLQQAKARNPRSTVQRFSPETLAALGALPWAGNVRELENLVQRLVVLGSTEVVDLPQLRPHLPSDTSQENHPLAAALRTIVPLRQLETEYIAWAVARCGGNKTKAAELLGIDVSTIHRRERAEGNPQR
- a CDS encoding OmpA family protein, giving the protein MNRTLLSLLAAVSLVGCASKPKTSSVTDNLPDRQRSPAATAETSNRTSDEDEDAARRATGPLSAEPVYFELDSATLRPESRDMLAQLATGLRERPLTRVTVSGHTCELGTTEYNIALGHRRAAVVRDYLRNLGVEPKQLSIVSYGEERPLSEAHTEEAFRKNRRAEFTFSSKEQATRGGL
- a CDS encoding alpha/beta fold hydrolase — translated: MREALQMEDWGGTGPVLHLAHANGFPPGCYRKLIEHLKPRYHVFTLRTRCLVPGSDPLEMRTWDDMADDLIHALRAQGVQGIVGVGHSMGGVATLLACAKAPALFRAVVALDPVLFTGAREWALRALTLLGLRSRVPPASLARRRRESWGAREEASRSYGKKPLFARFDPECFQDYITHGLTEAPDGGFKLTIPKAWEARVFETSPKDVWRELGTVNVPALVIRGGESDTLTGDALERARLTLNEPQTEELPGAGHLFPLEQPERCAQRILAFLDGLETARAAASSVR
- a CDS encoding tRNA (5-methylaminomethyl-2-thiouridine)(34)-methyltransferase MnmD, which gives rise to MSTAPEANPRDGDFELITLRNGARAVRHLGHGEVMHPSVGPWQEALRLYVEQARLADRLRQPGPPLVIHDVGLGAATNAVAALTCARSLGAEQRRLLEVVSFEVDLAPLRLALADAEGFPFLQPFRDAAQTLMRDGVWEAEGIRWRLLLGDAVPHLDGALPVADLVYFDPFSPASNPEMWTESVLARVRRHCREDGVGTLLLTYSAATPTRVTLLLAGFFVGAGVSTGTKGETTVGATRRESLEAPLGERWLERWKRSSSRAPHGGQLTPDIEARVLAHPQWRSASE